The Flammeovirga pectinis genomic interval CCATTTTTCATCAAAGGTTATTTGATATAAACTGATAAACCCATCAATTACAGCGGCATAATCTTCAAGATAACCATTAATTTTCTTAGTTGTATCATACGTTCTCAGAAGCTGATCATCTTTTAGAATCATTTTTTCTTTAATGAAAGTAGCATTTGTAAGTGCTAATTCTAGAAATTCTTTTTCATTTGTTGCTGAATACGCATCGCAAATACCTTTTAAGGCTAAACCGTTCCAACCCGAAATTATTTTGTTATCTAAACCTGGTCTAATTCTTTTTTCTCTGTTTTTAAGTAAAATCTTTTTCCATTGAATGGTTAATTTTTCAAAGTCTTTACTTTCAAGAGAATGAGTTTTTACAAATGTATTATCATTTACTTTTTTATAAAGAATATTATTACCGTGTTCCCAATTACCCTTTTTTTCAATATTATAATATGCTGTAAATAGAGGAAATTGATCTTCTGGAATATACTTCTGAAGTTCTTGATAAGTCCAGACATAAAACTTACCTTCTTTCTCTTCACTATCGGCATCTAAAGCAGCATAAAACCCTCCATTTTTATGTAGCATTTCTCTTTTTAGAAATTGAATAGTTTCACTTATTACTTTTTTGTAGGCATTGTTTTTTGAGATACGGTATGCATTTGCATATAAGCTTAATAATTGTCCGTTATCGTAGAGCATTTTTTCAAAATGAGGTGCAAACCATTTCTCATCAACAGAATATCTTGAAAATCCACCACCAATTTGATCATAAATACCTCCATTCTTAATTTTATCGAGTGTAAATAAAGTGTGATCTAGCGCTGCTTTGTCATTAGTAATATGGCTATACTGTAAGAGGAATTCATAGAGTTTAGGCATTGGAAATTTTGGAGATTTATTAAAACCACCATTTTTATAATCAAATCCTTTGGATAATTCTTTATATGCTTTCTCTAATTTTTTAAGAGGAAACTGATTGTTCTCTTTCCCTAAGTCGTAACGTTCTAATTCACTTTTTGCAATATGTTCTTTTAGTGCAGTTGCAGAATTTTTTATTTTATTAGGTTGAAGTTTGTATGCATTAGAAACCTGAGTTAAAAGATCTGTCCATTGCTCTTTTGGAAAATAAGTTCCTCCATAAAAAGGTTCTTTATCAGGTGTTAGAAAAACGTTAAGTGGCCAACCACCTTGTTGTCCCATTGCATGAATGGCATCCATGTAAACTTGATCTATATCAGGGCGTTCTTCTCTATCAATCTTAATAGAAATAAAATTTTCATTCATTACTCTAGCTACAGCAGTATCTTCAAAAGATTCATGCTCCATAACATGACACCAATGGCAAGATGAATAACCAATACTTACCAAAATAGGTTTGTTTTCTTCTTTTGCTCTTTTTAAAGCTTCCTCGCCCCAAGGATACCAATTGACAGGGTTATGAGCGTGTTGTTTTAAATATGGGCTACTTTCATTTATTAAATGATTAGAAAATTTTTGTTGAGAAGGAGCAGGGTTACAGCTAAAAAAGATTGCAACAAAAATGAGTAGATAATAAAGAATAACCTTATTCATGAAAGTGAGTGTTTGATATTTAGTTCAAGTAAGGCTTTTTATAGGAGAGAATGAAATTATGTTGAATTTATGGGTAAAAATAGCACCGAGCCTACACCCGATGCTATCAATATATAGTAGTCTAAATCTGTAATGCTATGGACGGACTAGACAAAAGAATTATCATTAAAAATTAGATAATGTAATGCCAATTGTAATTGGCTTACTATTTCCTTGGAATTGTGTCACTCCATCAGCTTCATATAATTTTCCTTCAGTAAAAGTTTCAGTTAATCCATAGTAACAGAAGAAGTTAATCCATCCATAACCAACTCTGCCTATTAATCCACCTTTAAACCGGTTCATATAAAAATCTCCACGGTCTTTAGATATACGAATATCATCATATGAATTCTCATATTTTATTTTAGTGTGACTATCAATTAGCACAGAAAGTTTAGCACCTACAGCTACGCGAAAAGCACGTCTTCCAGGATGACTTCTAAACCTAAATTCTAAAGGTATATCTAAATAACTACCTACAATTTTACTTTTTATAATAGAGTTTGCTGATGGGTTTACCAAACCAGCATTAATCATACTAGCAGAATTTTGATTTTTTTCGACAGTCATTCCTTTATCAAAAAACCAATTGTCAGCTGTATACCCAATACCTGGGTTGAAAGTAAATTGCCCACTTGTAGATAAAGACAATTCATACATATAAGCAATAGAAATAGACCTTGATTGAGCTTCTAGTTCTGCACCCTTATCATCTTGCCATGTAGATAATCCAATATCAAAATAAAAATTTCCGGGAATAGATTTTAAACCTTGCCCAAATGATGATAAAGAGAAGAGTAGGATACAAAATAGAAGATTTAGTTTTTTCATTTTTATCAGATTAAGATTGATGGTGTATGCTTAAAAAATCACCTTACCTATCAAATATAAGTCAAACTAGCTTTTTTTTGATAAAAAAATGTGATTTACCATAAAAGTAGTACTATGTTAAAATTGTTATTGCTTGATAACAACGTACTTATAAATAAAGAAAATTGAATCTATGGAGTTGACAACTTTAAGTTTATATAATCTTGTTAAATTTAATTTACAAAAAAGTTGTTGTATGATTTGTGTTGATAATGAGGTGTTTATGGTTTTAATTTTAGTCAAATTAAAAAATAACATTATTCTTATTGTTTAGAATAGATTTTTTGTTTAATAGTTATTATATTTGCAGATTCAAGAAAACCGCAAATTGCAAATGGCGTTTAGAAAAAACAAAAAGATCAATAACGATTTCACTTCAGTAACAGTGAGTTTAGCATCTCCAGAATCTATTCTGGAAAGCTCTCACGGTGAGGTGACTCAACCAGAAACCATCAACTACCGTACTTATAAGCCGGAGATGGGAGGTTTGTTCTGTGAGCGTATTTTCGGACCTGTAAAGGACTGGGAATGCCACTGTGGAAAATACAAACGTATCCGTTACAAAGGTATTATCTGTGACCGTTGTGGTGTAGAGGTAACAGAAAAGAAAGTCCGTCGTGAAAGAATGGGACACATCCAATTGGTTGTGCCTGTAGCTCATATTTGGTACTTCCGTTCTTTACCAAACAAGATTGGTTACCTATTAGGTTTACCAACAAAGAAACTTGATCAAATCATATATTACGAACGCTATGTCGTAATCCAAGAAGGTGTTAAAGAGGCCGATGGCATCGCTAAGATGGACTTCCTTACAGAGGACGAATATCTTGACATCATGGATAAACTTCCTAGCGAAAACAGACAATTAGAAGACGATCATCCAGATAAGTTTATCGCTAAGATGGGTGCAGAAGCATTAGAAATGTTGCTTGCTCGTACTCAATTGGATGATATGGCCGCGGCATTACGTGACCAAGCAAATAACGATACTTCACAACAACGTAAGGCAGAAGCTTTAAAGCGTCTTCGTGTAGTTGAAGCATTCCGTGATGCTAAAACAAGAATTGAAAACCGCCCTGAATGGATGGTAATCCGTATGGTTCCTGTAATTCCACCAGAATTACGTCCATTGGTACCTCTAGATGGTGGCCGTTTTGCAACATCAGACCTTAACGATTTGTACAGAAGAGTAATCATCCGTAACAACCGTTTAAAACGTCTGATTGATATTAAAGCACCAGAAGTAATTTTACGTAACGAGAAGCGTATGCTTCAAGAAGCTGTCGATTCATTATTCGATAACTCTCGTAAAGTTAATGCTGTGCGTTCTGATGGTAACCGTCCATTGAAATCTCTTTCAGATATGTTGAAAGGTAAGCAAGGTCGTTTCCGTCAAAACCTATTAGGTAAGCGTGTCGATTATTCTGGTCGTTCGGTTATTGTTGTAGGTCCTGAATTAAAATTACACGAATGTGGTCTTCCTAAGAACATGGCGGCAGAATTATTCAAGCCGTTTGTGATTCGTAAGTTGATTGAGCGTGGCATCGTTAAAACGGTAAAATCAGCGAAGAAGATCGTTGACCGTAAAGATCCTGTAGTTTGGGATATCCTTGAAAATGTATTGAAAGGACATCCTATCTTACTAAACCGTGCCCCTACACTTCACAGATTGGGTATTCAAGCTTTCCAACCGAAATTAATCGAAGGAAAAGCAATCCAATTACATCCATTGGTAACAACTGCATTTAACGCCGATTTTGACGGTGACCAAATGGCCGTTCACGTACCTCTAGGGCATGAAGCTGTATTGGAAGCATCATTATTAATGCTTGCTTCTCATAACATTCTTAACCCTGCAAATGGTAAACCTATTGCTGTACCTTCTCAGGATATGGTATTGGGTCTTTATTATATGACAAAGGGACGTCGTACTACTGACACTGAGACAGTGAAAGGTGAAGGTATGACTTTCTATTCTTCGGAGGAAGTGATTATTGCATTGAATGAAGGTGTAATATCTCGTCACTCGTGGATCTTTGTTAAAACAAAAGTGTTAAATGATGAAACTGGTGAGCTTGAGGAGAAATTCGTAGAGACAGTAGCTGGTAGAGTATTATTTAACCAACACGTACCAGAAGAAGTTGGTTATGTAGACGAACTTCTTTCTAAAAAAGCACTACAGGTAATTATCGCAAAAGTGGTAGATATCGTAGGTATGGCACGTGCTGCTCAATTCTTAGATGATATCAAACATGAAGGATTCCAAATGGCCTATAAAGGTGGTTTGTCATTCGGATTAGATGAAATTATTATCCCAGTTGAGAAAAAGAAACTAATTGAAGAAGCAAAAGGTGAAGTAGATATCATCCGTAACAACTTCATGATGGGTCTTATTACTGATAACGAACGTTACAATCAAGTAATTGACGTTTGGACGAAAACGAACAATACGTTAACGTCTACAGTAATGCAACAAATGGAGGAAGATAACCAAGGTTTCAACTCTATCTATATGATGATGCACTCAGGAGCTCGTGGTTCTAGAGAGCAAATTCGTCAGTTAGGTGGTATGAGAGGGCTAATGGCAAAACCTCAAAAGAACTTGGGTGGTGCTTCTGGTGCTAACATTATTGAAAACCCAATTCTTTCTAACTTTAAGGAAGGTCTAGACGTACTTGAGTACTTTATCTCTACTCACGGTGCTCGTAAAGGTCTTGCAGATACAGCCTTGAAAACAGCCGATGCGGGTTACTTAACTCGTCGTTTGGTGGATGTTGCTCAAGATGTAGTTGTAACTGAAGTTGATTGTGGTACTCTTCGTGGTCTTACAGTAACTGCACTGAAAGAAAATGATGAGATCAAAGAATCTCTTACAGATAGAATTGAAGGACGTACATCATTAAATGATGTTGAACATCCTGAAACTGGCGAAATTATCGTTCCAGCTACAGGTGCTATCACTCCAGAAGTTGCTCAATTAATTGAGGAAGCTGGTATTGAAGAAGTTGAAGTTCGTTCAGTACTTACTTGTGAAACTCGTAAGGGTGTTTGTGAGAAGTGTTATGGTAAAAACCTTGCAACAGGTGGTGTAGCAGGTAAAGGTGAATCTGTTGGTGTTATTGCAGCACAATCAATTGGTGAACCTGGTACTCAGTTAACGCTACGTACATTCCACGTTGGTGGTGTGGCATCTCACATTGCAACAGATGCATCATTGAAAACGAAAAAAGCTGGTAAAGTGGAATTCGTTGAAATGCGTTCTGTGAAGAGTAAAGATGCTCAAGGAGATGTTAAAGATGTTGTAATGGCGCGTACTGCTGAAGTTAATATTATTGACTCAGAAGGTAAAATTGCATTTACAGCTCACATTCAATATGGTTCTTACCTAAGCGTAAAAGAAGGTGACATGGTTGAAGAAGATGACGTGATTTGTGGATGGGATCCATTTAACGCAGTTATTCTTGCTCAATACGATGGTGTTACTGAATTTGAAGCAATTGAAAGAGATATTACTTACCGAGTAGAAACAGACGAAATGACTGGCTACGAGGAGAAAGTAATTATTGATACAAAAGACAAGGCTAAAAACCCGATTATCCACATTGCTGGTGATAAAGGTGAGTCTGTGGCATCTAACTTACCAACAGATGCTCGTTTAACTGTTGAAGACGGTCAGAAAGTAAAAGCAGGTGATATTTTAGTGAAGATTCCTCGTTCTGCAGGTAAATCACGAGATATTACAGGTGGTCTTCCTCGTGTAACGGAATTATTCGAAGCGCGTAATCCATCTAGCCCAGCTGTAGTTTCTGAAATTGATGGTATCGTAACTTACGGTGCTGTTAAACGTGCCAATCGTGAACTATTCGTAGAATCACGTGATGGTGTGAGACGTCGTTACATGGTGAACTTGTCTAAACATATTTTGGTTCAGGAAAATGACTTCGTGAGAGCTGGTATGCCACTTTCAGACGGAGCTATTACTCCTGCAGATATCTTGAAAATTAAAGGACCAACTGCTGTACAAGAGTACTTGGTAAATGAAATTCAAGATGTATACCGTTTACAAGGTGTAAAAATTAACGATAAGCATATCGAGGTGATTGTTCGCCAAATGATGCAAAAAGTTGTTATCGAAGACAATGGAGATACTACATTCCTTCCAGGTCAAGTAGTAGAGAAATTCATGTTCCGTGGAGAAAATGATAAAGTGCTTAGCATGA includes:
- a CDS encoding thioredoxin domain-containing protein is translated as MNKVILYYLLIFVAIFFSCNPAPSQQKFSNHLINESSPYLKQHAHNPVNWYPWGEEALKRAKEENKPILVSIGYSSCHWCHVMEHESFEDTAVARVMNENFISIKIDREERPDIDQVYMDAIHAMGQQGGWPLNVFLTPDKEPFYGGTYFPKEQWTDLLTQVSNAYKLQPNKIKNSATALKEHIAKSELERYDLGKENNQFPLKKLEKAYKELSKGFDYKNGGFNKSPKFPMPKLYEFLLQYSHITNDKAALDHTLFTLDKIKNGGIYDQIGGGFSRYSVDEKWFAPHFEKMLYDNGQLLSLYANAYRISKNNAYKKVISETIQFLKREMLHKNGGFYAALDADSEEKEGKFYVWTYQELQKYIPEDQFPLFTAYYNIEKKGNWEHGNNILYKKVNDNTFVKTHSLESKDFEKLTIQWKKILLKNREKRIRPGLDNKIISGWNGLALKGICDAYSATNEKEFLELALTNATFIKEKMILKDDQLLRTYDTTKKINGYLEDYAAVIDGFISLYQITFDEKWLTTAIGLTEYAYSHFYDEKENMFFYTDNSSEKLIAKKKELFDNVIPSSNSMMATNLFILGHILGDEKYIERSDQMLAIMNDLMMKNIQFSSYWASLYISHIKPTVEIAIVGKQSLNYAQEIASNYYPNKVILGTKNHSDLALLKERSAINGKTTLYVCRNKTCNLPVFEIDKAWKEIIE
- a CDS encoding outer membrane beta-barrel protein, which produces MKKLNLLFCILLFSLSSFGQGLKSIPGNFYFDIGLSTWQDDKGAELEAQSRSISIAYMYELSLSTSGQFTFNPGIGYTADNWFFDKGMTVEKNQNSASMINAGLVNPSANSIIKSKIVGSYLDIPLEFRFRSHPGRRAFRVAVGAKLSVLIDSHTKIKYENSYDDIRISKDRGDFYMNRFKGGLIGRVGYGWINFFCYYGLTETFTEGKLYEADGVTQFQGNSKPITIGITLSNF
- the rpoC gene encoding DNA-directed RNA polymerase subunit beta', with protein sequence MAFRKNKKINNDFTSVTVSLASPESILESSHGEVTQPETINYRTYKPEMGGLFCERIFGPVKDWECHCGKYKRIRYKGIICDRCGVEVTEKKVRRERMGHIQLVVPVAHIWYFRSLPNKIGYLLGLPTKKLDQIIYYERYVVIQEGVKEADGIAKMDFLTEDEYLDIMDKLPSENRQLEDDHPDKFIAKMGAEALEMLLARTQLDDMAAALRDQANNDTSQQRKAEALKRLRVVEAFRDAKTRIENRPEWMVIRMVPVIPPELRPLVPLDGGRFATSDLNDLYRRVIIRNNRLKRLIDIKAPEVILRNEKRMLQEAVDSLFDNSRKVNAVRSDGNRPLKSLSDMLKGKQGRFRQNLLGKRVDYSGRSVIVVGPELKLHECGLPKNMAAELFKPFVIRKLIERGIVKTVKSAKKIVDRKDPVVWDILENVLKGHPILLNRAPTLHRLGIQAFQPKLIEGKAIQLHPLVTTAFNADFDGDQMAVHVPLGHEAVLEASLLMLASHNILNPANGKPIAVPSQDMVLGLYYMTKGRRTTDTETVKGEGMTFYSSEEVIIALNEGVISRHSWIFVKTKVLNDETGELEEKFVETVAGRVLFNQHVPEEVGYVDELLSKKALQVIIAKVVDIVGMARAAQFLDDIKHEGFQMAYKGGLSFGLDEIIIPVEKKKLIEEAKGEVDIIRNNFMMGLITDNERYNQVIDVWTKTNNTLTSTVMQQMEEDNQGFNSIYMMMHSGARGSREQIRQLGGMRGLMAKPQKNLGGASGANIIENPILSNFKEGLDVLEYFISTHGARKGLADTALKTADAGYLTRRLVDVAQDVVVTEVDCGTLRGLTVTALKENDEIKESLTDRIEGRTSLNDVEHPETGEIIVPATGAITPEVAQLIEEAGIEEVEVRSVLTCETRKGVCEKCYGKNLATGGVAGKGESVGVIAAQSIGEPGTQLTLRTFHVGGVASHIATDASLKTKKAGKVEFVEMRSVKSKDAQGDVKDVVMARTAEVNIIDSEGKIAFTAHIQYGSYLSVKEGDMVEEDDVICGWDPFNAVILAQYDGVTEFEAIERDITYRVETDEMTGYEEKVIIDTKDKAKNPIIHIAGDKGESVASNLPTDARLTVEDGQKVKAGDILVKIPRSAGKSRDITGGLPRVTELFEARNPSSPAVVSEIDGIVTYGAVKRANRELFVESRDGVRRRYMVNLSKHILVQENDFVRAGMPLSDGAITPADILKIKGPTAVQEYLVNEIQDVYRLQGVKINDKHIEVIVRQMMQKVVIEDNGDTTFLPGQVVEKFMFRGENDKVLSMKIVTDAGDSARFKTGALISFREMRDENSSLKRKDMKEMKVRDAQPAISRPTLQGITQASLDTKSFISAASFQETTKVLSEASIRGKRDELVGLKENVIVGHLIPAGTGLRDYDALRVGSKEEYEALIDSRERHQITGL